A stretch of the Cellulomonas sp. WB94 genome encodes the following:
- a CDS encoding DUF3499 domain-containing protein, giving the protein MRSVRQCSRPACVRSAVATLTYVYADSTAVLGPLSTTAEPHSYDLCTEHAARLTAPRGWEVVRLTPDFVEVGPSKDDLLALADAVREAGRPRATARPAVVEPAGRLAPASALAEGSAPRRGHLRILRGDEG; this is encoded by the coding sequence GTGAGATCCGTCCGGCAGTGTTCGCGCCCGGCGTGCGTCCGGTCGGCCGTCGCCACCTTGACCTATGTGTACGCGGACTCGACCGCGGTCCTCGGTCCGCTCTCGACCACAGCCGAGCCGCACTCCTACGACCTGTGCACGGAGCATGCCGCGCGGCTGACCGCGCCCCGGGGCTGGGAGGTCGTGCGGTTGACGCCCGACTTCGTCGAGGTGGGCCCGAGCAAGGACGACCTGCTCGCGTTGGCCGACGCGGTCCGCGAGGCCGGCCGGCCGCGCGCGACCGCCCGACCTGCAGTCGTCGAGCCCGCGGGACGGCTCGCACCGGCCTCGGCGCTCGCCGAGGGCAGTGCACCTCGTCGCGGGCACCTGCGCATCCTGCGCGGGGACGAGGGCTGA
- a CDS encoding metallopeptidase family protein, producing the protein MSSPVPHEPVEPRPVRRRDRRGRGPRGPLLPATVPAYRSRARRFDELVLGAVDGLEKQWSRQLEGTEFAVEDVPPSNPAPWERGGVPLGRYFPADAGLPARIVVYRRPLETRALDHDDLADLVHDVVVEQVAHLLGRSPDDVDPGYSDGH; encoded by the coding sequence GTGAGCTCCCCCGTCCCCCACGAGCCCGTCGAGCCGCGCCCGGTCCGGCGCCGCGACCGGCGTGGGCGCGGTCCGCGCGGACCTCTGCTGCCCGCGACGGTGCCCGCGTACCGGTCGCGCGCGCGGCGGTTCGACGAGCTCGTCCTGGGTGCGGTCGACGGGCTCGAGAAGCAGTGGTCGCGCCAGCTCGAGGGCACCGAGTTCGCCGTCGAGGACGTCCCGCCGTCCAACCCCGCGCCCTGGGAGCGCGGCGGGGTCCCGCTCGGCCGGTACTTCCCTGCGGACGCCGGGCTCCCTGCTCGCATCGTCGTGTACCGCCGCCCGCTCGAGACCCGCGCGCTCGACCACGACGACCTCGCTGACCTCGTGCACGACGTCGTCGTCGAACAGGTCGCGCACCTCCTCGGCCGGTCGCCCGACGACGTGGACCCGGGCTACTCCGACGGGCACTAA
- a CDS encoding glycosyltransferase family 2 protein translates to MSTAGPTHPRAVRVVCVVYHPGPELEAFAASIGQATTAPLELVLVDNGTDDSESRRVAQAHGGRVVAPGGNLGYGVAANLGAHGATQPWIVVVNPDIVWHPGSLDLLLDAADRLPRAGALGPALLNTDGTVYPSARELPSLTQGAGHALFGRVWPGNPWTRAYQRRQQQVGTERTAGWLSGACLLLRREAFEAVGGFDPSYFMFFEDLDLGERLGRAGWNNVYVPSAQVTHVGGTSWRERPATMISAHHASATRYLTGRYDRWFEWPVRVALRIGLKVRELVELRAAR, encoded by the coding sequence ATGAGCACCGCCGGACCGACCCATCCCCGCGCAGTCCGCGTCGTCTGCGTCGTCTACCACCCCGGACCTGAGCTCGAGGCGTTCGCTGCCTCGATCGGACAGGCCACGACGGCGCCCCTCGAGCTGGTCCTCGTCGACAACGGCACCGACGACAGCGAGTCCCGACGGGTGGCCCAGGCGCACGGCGGTCGCGTCGTGGCGCCCGGGGGCAACCTGGGGTACGGCGTCGCGGCGAACCTCGGCGCCCACGGGGCCACCCAGCCGTGGATCGTCGTCGTCAACCCGGACATCGTCTGGCACCCCGGGTCGCTCGACCTGCTCCTCGACGCCGCCGACCGGCTCCCCCGGGCCGGCGCGCTCGGACCCGCGCTGCTCAACACCGACGGAACCGTCTACCCGTCCGCCCGCGAGCTGCCGTCCCTCACCCAGGGAGCCGGGCACGCGCTGTTCGGCCGAGTCTGGCCGGGAAACCCGTGGACGCGCGCCTACCAGCGCCGCCAGCAGCAGGTCGGGACCGAGCGGACCGCAGGCTGGCTGTCCGGTGCGTGCCTCCTGCTGCGCCGGGAGGCTTTCGAGGCGGTCGGGGGGTTCGACCCGTCGTACTTCATGTTCTTCGAGGACCTCGACCTCGGCGAGCGGCTCGGGCGAGCGGGGTGGAACAACGTGTACGTCCCGTCCGCGCAGGTCACGCACGTGGGCGGGACCTCCTGGCGCGAGCGCCCCGCAACGATGATCTCGGCGCACCACGCGAGCGCCACGCGCTACCTGACCGGGCGCTACGACCGATGGTTCGAGTGGCCGGTGCGGGTCGCGCTGCGCATCGGGCTGAAGGTCCGCGAGCTCGTGGAGCTGCGCGCCGCGCGGTGA
- a CDS encoding DUF5719 family protein has protein sequence MTDDVNAGTSSRVWRGRILRATTAVAALGLVAAVVASPRPARGDLAGASDATLVAVAPPRTTLVCAGPLILPAAGSADSAFNRVPVAPVTRVDAVTAPGADATAATGSLALLGAATATAALDPSTGSASAGIDGPSAPVVVQADPAGSDPARAAGVTSALVTAGDLRGLTASSCQRPATDLWLVGGSTEISSSADLVIDNAGSTSSDVTVEVWGPSGKVELAGGEHVLVAPGSEQVVGLPGIAAEQRRLVVHLAAAGGNIAAHVQDSLLRGFTPAGTDLVVPGAAPATRQVVSGIVVGASTVADSDPAVLRVLVPGGTAATAQITMLGPDGVVALPGADSIDVAPGEVTDVPLGGLPPGAYTAVVDAPVPLVAAAMITRPGLPGELDDTPTLERAWVASATSGAGSLVAVPRGTSASLVIGAVAAGADTTAGGAVTANLRALGPDGSVVTERAISVAAGSTTHLDVANLGLGVTGIELEPAGDDPAGVRFAWSLIVTVTQADGELVSVLLPTPDGQDVKQVPVRAGTRLGLG, from the coding sequence ATGACCGACGACGTGAATGCTGGCACGTCGTCGCGCGTGTGGCGCGGCCGGATCCTGCGTGCGACCACCGCCGTGGCCGCGCTCGGGCTGGTCGCCGCGGTCGTCGCGAGCCCGCGCCCGGCCCGCGGGGACCTGGCGGGCGCGTCGGACGCCACGCTGGTCGCCGTGGCGCCGCCCCGCACGACCCTGGTGTGCGCAGGTCCGCTGATCCTGCCTGCTGCCGGGAGTGCCGACTCGGCCTTCAACCGGGTTCCGGTCGCACCGGTGACGCGGGTGGACGCCGTGACCGCGCCGGGCGCCGACGCGACGGCGGCGACGGGTTCGCTCGCTCTCCTCGGTGCCGCGACGGCGACCGCAGCGCTGGACCCGTCGACCGGGAGTGCGTCAGCGGGCATCGACGGACCGTCAGCACCCGTCGTCGTGCAGGCAGACCCCGCGGGCTCCGACCCTGCACGGGCGGCGGGGGTCACGTCGGCGCTCGTGACCGCAGGAGACCTGCGCGGCCTGACCGCGTCGAGCTGCCAACGCCCCGCCACGGACCTGTGGCTGGTCGGAGGCAGCACCGAGATCTCCAGCTCGGCCGACCTTGTGATCGACAACGCCGGGAGCACGTCGAGCGACGTGACCGTCGAGGTGTGGGGACCGTCCGGCAAGGTCGAGCTTGCGGGCGGCGAGCACGTCCTCGTCGCGCCCGGAAGCGAGCAGGTCGTCGGGCTCCCCGGGATCGCGGCCGAGCAGCGGCGCCTCGTCGTGCACCTGGCCGCAGCCGGGGGGAACATCGCCGCCCACGTGCAGGACTCGTTGCTGCGGGGCTTCACTCCTGCCGGTACCGACCTCGTCGTTCCCGGCGCTGCCCCCGCGACCCGGCAGGTCGTCTCGGGGATCGTCGTGGGCGCCTCGACTGTCGCAGACTCCGATCCTGCGGTCCTGCGCGTCCTCGTCCCGGGTGGCACGGCGGCGACAGCGCAGATCACGATGCTCGGTCCCGACGGCGTCGTCGCGCTGCCCGGGGCGGACTCGATCGACGTCGCACCCGGTGAGGTGACCGACGTGCCGCTCGGGGGCCTGCCGCCCGGCGCGTACACGGCGGTCGTCGACGCACCGGTGCCGCTCGTCGCAGCGGCGATGATCACCCGACCCGGTCTGCCGGGCGAGCTCGACGACACCCCGACCCTCGAACGCGCGTGGGTGGCGTCCGCGACATCCGGTGCCGGGAGCCTCGTCGCCGTCCCCCGCGGGACTTCCGCGAGCCTGGTGATCGGCGCGGTCGCGGCCGGCGCCGACACCACAGCGGGGGGCGCGGTCACCGCGAACCTGCGGGCGCTCGGCCCGGACGGCAGTGTCGTGACGGAGCGCGCGATCAGCGTCGCCGCGGGCAGCACGACCCACCTTGACGTCGCGAACCTCGGCCTCGGAGTCACGGGGATCGAGCTCGAGCCGGCGGGCGACGACCCCGCGGGCGTGAGGTTCGCCTGGTCGCTGATCGTCACCGTGACTCAGGCGGACGGGGAGCTGGTGTCCGTCCTCCTGCCGACCCCCGACGGTCAGGACGTCAAGCAGGTCCCGGTCCGCGCCGGCACACGGCTGGGACTCGGCTGA